TATAATCGattaataaactcataaaatttaatttcacctaaataaaaatatttaaaagaaatatatatatatatatatatatatatatatatatatatatatatatatatatatatatatatatatatatatatatatatatatatatatatatatatacatacatacatacatatatatatatatatatatatatatatatatatatatatatatatatatatatatatatacatacatacatataatatatatatatatatatatatatatatatatatatatatatatatatatatatatacatacatatatatatatatatatatatatatatatatatatatatatatatatatatatatatatatatatatatatatatatatatatatatatatatatatacatacatatatatatatatatatatatatatatatatatatatatatatatatatacacacacatatatatatatatatatatatatatatatacatatatatatatatatatacatatatatatatatatatatcttcttCTTATCCcaaacacataaaaaattaaCCGTGAAAAACAATACATCTTCAAACTCACACCACTCACACCTTATCCCAaacacaaaaagaaaaagaaaaaaattaactcACTAaattctttcttcttcttcttcttctttcttcaactatccatgaaaaaaaatacatcttCAAACTCCGACCTCAATCCAATTGCCGAGaatataagtaaaatactaGAAGCATTCATTATCATTATGGCTTAATTATATTACGTGTAGCTCTAATGCTCTACcttattatccaaaaataaattataaatcttgtaattttttttagcaatttgtattttgttttatcatctattaatgctatctaatttatttttatttctgatTATATTGTGCTTGTTAAATCTGAGATATTAAATCAGGAGGAGATAATACTAatatgctttaatatctctaatgatACACAAAACCATTaataaccttgtcattttctcaattgtagaaaataatggttgatctcaaaaaaataaaattcgatGCCTTAGAATTAACAAgaaacaattttatacaatgggcttcagatgtcaaattatatctaaaaggaaaaagttttttatacaCAATAATTGAAGTTACTCCTGCCGACAAAAGAAAGAGTATTGAAAGAGATCCCataaaaattgaggaagataagATAAAGGCTGCATCAATTTTGAGACATGATTTAACCGACAGTTTCAAACATGAGTACACCAATTATAAGGACCCAAAATTACTTCAGGAAGagctaaatgaaagatttggccataataaaagtgtacttctcCCAAAGGCCATCGATGAATGGTGAGAGTTAACATTTCAAGAtctcaaatcaattagtgattataattttgtccttcatctgataaaatcgaaactagtctattgtggacaaataataacaaatgaAGAAATGATAGAAAACACATTATCAACCTTTCACGTCAATGACATTTTCttacaacaacaatatcgtGAAAGACGTTTCACAAAATATCATGAATTGCTAAAAACACTTATTATTGCGgaacaaaataatgaattattattgaaaaatcacaACAGGAGACATGTAGGGTCTATGCCCTTTAATGAGACAAATGTGATTAAGAGAAATGTATGCCATCGAGGTCGTGGGAACTATTTTATAAGAGGCAGAGGTCGTGTAAGATATCACGAAAAGAGCGGCACGAATACCTTTGAACAAGGAAATTTCTATGGTCGTGGTCGTGATCATGATCGTGGCCGCAAACATGGccacatttatgaaagaaatcTATTTGCCCCCCGAAATGATAATTTAAACAAATCCAGAAACACAAAAGCACATGCAATAGATGTGGCATGACTGGACATTGGGGGTGAACTTGTCGTATCGTCAAACATTTATGGTCTTAATAGACGCTTCCAcaagatggtcacatgtaaCCCTTTTATCATGTAGAAACAATGCATTTGCAAAATTACTTGCACAAATCGtccaattgaaaaattatttttcggattatacaataaaaagtattagattGGACAATGCTGGTGAATTCACATGCATcttaaacttttaatgattattgcatgtTGATTGGAATTAAAGTGGAACACCCCGTTCCACATGTTCACACACAAAATGGTATTGCTGAATCAttaattaagagattgcaattaattgcaagacCACTTCTAATGAAACCAAAATTACCATTATCGGCCTGGGGTTATGCAATATTACATGCAACACCATGATTAGGCTAAGACCTATagcttatcataaataatagCCAATGCAATTAGTAGCGGGTCATGAACCTaatatttcacatttgaaaatctttggaTGCGCTATATATGTGCCCATTGCTCCccctcaacgtacaaaaatgAGTCCACAAAGAAGAATGGGAATATATGTCGGTTTTGAATCTCCATCAATCATTTGATATCTTGAACCATTAACTGGTGATCAATTCCAAGCTAGATTTGAAGATTGccactttaatgagacaatattttCATCCTTAAGGGAAGAGAATGTGGACTTAcagaaaaaaatatgaaaattttttggAAAGCAACACTTTTAGAATATttagacccaaaaacaaaatcatgtgaacaagAAGTACAACGAATTATTCATCTACAAAGCGTTGCTAAccaattacctgatgcattcacAAATACTAAGAAAGTTACAAAATCACATATACCATCAGCAAATGCTCCTGCTCAAATAGAAATTCCTGACGAAAAGgaaaaaagtgatgaaattgttgtgcaaagaaagcgtggaaggccacttggctcaaaagatttaaaaccaagaaaattgagGAAACAAGAAGGTTCACCAAATAATACTTAAAATGAAAGTGAGAATAAAGGATAAAATCAAGATAAAATCTCAGataatgaaaaaaagaaaatgaaaataatgaaacctcaataaattatattttttttccaagaAACAATGGAATTGAAAAGGGATCATTCCAAATGAATCTTTTACTTATTCCATAGCTGTtgatataataaatgatgaaaatgattttgAGTCAACGTCGATAAATGAAAGTAGAAGAAGACCTGATTGGCCAAAATGATTTTGAGTCAACGTCGTAACTGTATATTTATATGGATCACTTGACACAGACATCTATATGAAGGTCCCTGGAGGACTAAACTTACCTATAAAGAATAAACCTAGAGAAATATTttccataaaattaaaaagatcaTTGTATGGATTAAAGCAATCTGGGTGAATGTGGTATGATCGTTTGCGTGAATACCTTATAAAAGCAGGATTCAAAAATAACCAAATTAGTCCATGTGTATTCATCAAACGACCTCAATCAGGTTTCGTAATAATTGCTAtgtatgtagatgacttaaatctgattggaactccaaaagaaattgaaataacAGCTAAATATTTGATGAGGGATTTTGAGAATAAGGATTTGGGAAAAACTACATTTTTCCTTGGACtacaaattgaaatttgaaaagtggaatatttgtccATCAAAACAATTATACtgagaaagttttaaaacggttttacatgaacaaggcTCATCCACTAAGTTCCCCAATTGTGATACGATCACTAAACATAAAGGATGATCTATTCCGTCcacaagaaaatgaaaaaattttaggCCCTGAAATGCCATGCTTGAGTGCCATTAGTGCTTTAATGTAATtagcaaataatacaagacctgatatagcATTTTCTGTAAACTTGTTAGCTAGGTATAGTAATGCATCGACAAAAAGGCATTGGGATAGGATAAAACACCTATTTCAATACCTAAAGGGAACTATAGATCTTAGATTATTTTTCCAGTCAAAAAATGATGCCATATTTACTGGATATGCTGATGCAGGACATCTATCTGACCCATATATGGCCAAGTTATAAACtggatatgtatttatatatgcaGGAACCGTAATATCTTGGAAATTaacaaaacaaactctaacATCTACATCCTCAAATCATGCAGAAGTTATTGCTTTATACGAAACCAGTGGAAAATGTGTATGGTTGAAATCCATGATCGGCCAACTCCAAGGAGATTGTGGTTTGAACGATATAACTAGGGCACCAACTATAATCTATGAAGATAATGGTGTCTGTATCAACCAAGTTAGAGAAAGATACATCAGGGGAGACAGAACAAAAcacttgtcaccaaaattattcTTCACACATGATCTGCAAAAagtaaaaaagataaaagtccaagaaattcaatcctATGAAAACCCCgctgatttattcacaaagtcacTTCCATCAAGGCAATTCGAGTATTTGGTACGCAAGATTGGAATGTGCCGATTTCGAGACATATGTTAACTTCAGGGGGAGAAATATGCTCACTGTACTCTTTTTGCCTTTGATCAGATTTTTATCCCATTGGATTTTTCCTGATAAAGTTTTTAATGAGGCAGTTTAGGGCTATGaatgtcataataaaattttcacatatatctaatgcattcaagggggagtgttaTAAGTGATGTTACAATTCATTAAATGCATTCATATGTGGAATGCTATCCTTATGAACACAGGAAATGATGTATGAACAGTAACTAAATTGTACTATTGTAGACATAttgcactatatatatatgtgcatcATTCTGCATTGCTATATACACAATAGAAGGATATATAAGTTTATCAATCTGATATACTAATCTTTTTCCTTATGTTTTCCCtactttttaacaattttacattattttttcaatttttttttcaagggGAGATCttatagtaaatataaaatattaatataattacaaaataaagcTAATTCTTTTTAACAATAGAGATTAGTTACTAAAGTTAgcataaattttcatttaaaacaGAGATAATATACCAATGATTCAACACAAACAAAGCATCACAAATTTTTCACAGATTACTTGATTAGATCACTGAGAGAATTTATTTTGAACCCTCTCATTCacaatttaaatggttataataACAATCAGTCTCTTTTAATGTAATTCCCACCCCATAAAAAAACCAAACTTTAATCATGTTTATAGCTCATTATTAAACTAAACTACTCCTAAAAATAAGATAAGGAGATATGATCTTACCAATCATCTTCCCTTTCAAGTCCTAATTTCTGATTACTAATTACTAGTATCACTATTGGTATGATTATTAACATGATTATCATGtttatgataatgatgatgattactTTCTCCGCCACCACTTCCACCACCACGACTATCACAATTTACATTCCCATTCCAATTCAATTGGGAAAGTTCAAGCTGTATTTTCATCATATACTTCATCCTTTGCAATTCCAATTCCTTAGCAAATTTCATCCTCTGCATTTCCATCTCCATAGTGTGCTGTAATTTCATGCTTTCGGCCCCCTCATAGGCTTCTCCAAACTTCAGAATTGCCTTCGTTAACTCCCTTACAGAGTCCCCCCACACTTTTGAACTTTCCATTCTTTTCTTCCCTTTCCCAGTTTCTTTACCACCAGGATCATCACCCCTGTTCAACTCCATACTCTTCCGCTTTCGGCTATGAAACCTGGTCCTATCTGGTGGTAAACTATCCCCTGAATTATTAGACCAATCTTCTTTATCAGAATCCGACTCCATTGCTGGTTGAACCTTCCTAAACTCTTGTTGTGGCACCTGTTTCCTCTGCTCCTGTCTCTGCTGCATCCACATTCCACGACTTCTActattattcaaattattgCTATCACCAACATTAATATTATGAacattactgttattattatacCGAAATCCACTCAATtgtggttgttgttgttgttgttgcattATTTGTCTCATTAGTTCTTGGTGTGGTTGGTGTGGTGGTCGTGGTGTTTGAAGATAACTACTAGGGGAGAAAGGAAGCTGTACGGGTTGTCGAGCCCTTACCGGAATTCCAACGGGAATCGACTTCGGATCAGCGGTTGAAACAGTAACAGGAGGTGGAGATACAGTGACTCCGGCTGCTGATGGTGTCCCCAAACCCGAAACCAAACTCGGGTTCGGTGTTCCGGCAGTGGAACCTATCAACCTATCCAACCGTTCAAAAAACGTCCACCGACTGGGACCATAACCATTTGCAATCTTTAATTTTTCAGTTTTATACTTCTTTTTAACAGTATCAATCCGA
The Amaranthus tricolor cultivar Red isolate AtriRed21 chromosome 11, ASM2621246v1, whole genome shotgun sequence DNA segment above includes these coding regions:
- the LOC130827325 gene encoding trihelix transcription factor ASIL2-like; the encoded protein is MDEDEEIKSQSDSPDSISHSQDFPQPMPLNQIAAVTVAAAAPTASAADSFAQKSLTLALPIQSSSRLGGGGGGGGGREDCWSEGATSVLIDAWGERYVQLSRGNLKQKRWMEVADIVNKEDPSKVPKTDIQCKNRIDTVKKKYKTEKLKIANGYGPSRWTFFERLDRLIGSTAGTPNPSLVSGLGTPSAAGVTVSPPPVTVSTADPKSIPVGIPVRARQPVQLPFSPSSYLQTPRPPHQPHQELMRQIMQQQQQQPQLSGFRYNNNSNVHNINVGDSNNLNNSRSRGMWMQQRQEQRKQVPQQEFRKVQPAMESDSDKEDWSNNSGDSLPPDRTRFHSRKRKSMELNRGDDPGGKETGKGKKRMESSKVWGDSVRELTKAILKFGEAYEGAESMKLQHTMEMEMQRMKFAKELELQRMKYMMKIQLELSQLNWNGNVNCDSRGGGSGGGESNHHHYHKHDNHVNNHTNSDTSN